The Streptomyces sp. NBC_00775 genome includes the window TCACGCCGATGAACCGACGACCTTCCTGAGCCATGAGGAGTCACATGGTCAGGCGCCTGTCCCAGCGTCTCATCCACTGCGCGATCCTGCTGCTGGTCTCCACCCTTCTCTCGTACCTCGTCAGCTCCACCGCCCTCAGCCCGCGCGCCTATTTCCAGGACCGCCAGCCGCGCCCGCCGGCGGCCTCCGTCGACCGTGAACTCGCCACGCTGGGACTCGACGACCGCACGCCCGTCGTCGACCGGTTCGCGCACTGGTCCTGGCGGGCCCTCCACGGCGACCTGGGACGCACCATCGACGGCGAGTCGGTCAACGCCGAGTTCGGCCGGCGGGTGGGGGTCTCGGCACGGCTACTGCTCGTCGGCACACTCGTCGGCACCGGTCTCGGCGTCCTCGCGGGGGTCTGGGCTGCCGTGCGCCGGGGCCGGCTCCCGGACCGGGCGCTGACCGTCTTCTGCTTCCTCGTCCTGTCCGTGCCCACCTTCGTGCTGGCGCTGCTGTTCAAGGACGGCGCCCTCCAGCTCAACCAGGCGGTGGGACACACGGTGATCCGCTACACCGGCGAGCGCACCCCCGGCCACACCGGCGGACTGCTGTCCCAACTCCAGGACAGGGCCTCCCACTTGGTGCTTCCCGCGGCCACCGTCGCCCTCGGTTCCGTCGCCTCCTACAGCCGCTACCAGCGCGGCGCGACCCTCGACGTCCTCGGCTCCGACCATCTGCGGACGGCCCAGGCCAAGGGGCTCACCCCCGGGCGCGCGCTGCTGCGGCACGGACTGCGGACCTCGCTCATCCCGATGACCACGTTCTTCTCGTTCGGGTTCCTGACCCTGTTCACCGGCTCGGTCTTCGCCGAGCAGATCTTCGGCTGGCCCGGTATGGGCAGCTGGTTCATGGACGCGGCACAGAAGGGCGACGTCAACTCGGTGGTGGCGGTCAACCTGTTCGCCGCCGTGACGGTGCTGCTCGCCGGCCTGGTCGCCGATGTCCTGCTCGTCGTGCTCGACCCGAGGGTGCGGCGCGGGTGATGCCGGGGCTGCGCGGGCTGGCCCGCTCACCACGCGCCCTCACCGGGGCGGTGCTGATCCTGGCCCTTTTCCTGCTGGCCTTCGTCGGCCCGCACCTCACCCCGTGGAGCCATACCGACGTCGACTACACCACGCTGCGCGGCACACCGGACGCCCGGCACTGGTTCGGCACCAACCGAATCGGCCAGGACGTCTTCGCGCAGACGGTGCGCGGACTGCAGAAGTCACTGCTCATCGGACTCTTCGTCGCCCTGTTCAGTACGGGGCTCGCCGCCGCGGTCGGCACCTGCGCGGGCTACTTCGGCGGCTGGACGGACCGGGTCCTGATGTTCCTGGTCGACCTGCTCCTCGTACTCCCCGGCTTCCTGGTCCTGGTCGTCGTCGCGCCGTCGCTGCACGGGGCGGGCTGGATGGCGTACGTGGGACTGCTCGCCGCCCTCGGCTGGATGCTCACCGCGCGGGCGGTGCGGGCCATGACGCTCTCCCTGAAGGAACGGCCGTACGTCACCGCCGCCCGCCACATGGGAGTCGGCCCCTTCCTGATCATCCGGCGCCATCTCCTCCCCCACATGGCGTCCTTCCTCATCACCCACGCCACGATCGCGGTGGCCGGAGCGGTGATCAGCGAGACCGGTCTGTCGTACTTCGGCTTCGGGGTGCAGCCGCCGGACGTGTCCCTGGGCACGCTCATCGCCGACAGTACGGATGTGGCGCTCACCTATCCCTGGATGTTCTTCTTCCCGACCGGGCTGCTGCTCTGCTTCGTCCTCGCCGTGAACCTGCTCGGCGAGGCGCTGCGCGACGCGCTCGACCCGGTGGCCGTCCGGGCGGAGCTGCGCGTATGACCGGGAGCGCGATCCTCGAAGTACGGAACCTGCACGTGTCGTTCCAGGGCGCCCGACGGACCGCGCCCCTCCCCGTCGTACGCGGCGTGGACCTCACCCTGCGCGCGGGCGAGGTCCTCGGGCTCGTCGGGGAGTCGGGAGCGGGCAAGTCCGTCACCGCACTCTCCGTGCTCGGGCTGCCGCCGCCCGGCGCGGTGGTCAGCGGCTCGGTCCGGCTGCTCGGCACCGAGCTGGTGGGGCTGCCCGTGCGGGAACTCGCACGGCAGCGCGGGCGCCGGATCGCCATGGTCTTCCAGGATCCGCTCACCGCCTTCACGCCGGTCCGGCGGATCGGGGACCAGATCGGCGAGGCGCTGCGCATCCACCAACGGCCGCGCCCGGGACGGGAGTCGGCACGCCGGCACGCCGTCGAACTCCTTGAGAGCGTGGGGGTGCCCGAGCCGGACCGCGCCGCGCACGCGTACCCGCACGAGCTCTCCGGCGGCCTCCGCCAACGGGCCATGATCGCCATGGCCATCGCCAACCGCCCGGACGTCATCGTCGCCGACGAGCCCACCAGCGCCCTCGACGTCACCGTGCAGGCGCAGGTCCTCGACGCGCTCAAAAAGGCCCGAAAGGCGACCGGCGCCGCGCTCCTCCTGGTCAGCCACGACCTGGGGGTGATCGCGGGAACGGCCGACCGGGTGGCGGTCATGTACGCCGGCCGCATCGTCGAGTCGGCCCCGGTGGACGAGCTCTTCGCCCACCCCCGGATGCCGTACACCCTGGGCCTGATCGGCTCGGTACCGAGACTCGACGGTGCCGGCACGCTCACGCCGGTCCCCGGCACCCCGCCCGCCCCCGGCAGGACGGGCCCGGGCTGCTCCTTCGCACCGCGCTGCCCGCTGGCGGACGAGGAGTGCGAGCGGGGGGAGCCCCTGTTGGGTGAGGTGGGCGGGGGCGCCTCGGAAACTCTGGCCGCCGCCTACGAAAGCAGCCGTGACGCGGAGCCGGGCCCCGGCAACGGCAACGGCAACGGCAACGGCAAGCATGACTCCGGAGACGAGCCCTCATCCGCGCCCCGCAAGGCCCCAGCCTCAGCCTCAGCCCCCGCGCCCGTACCGACGCCGACGCCGACGCCGACGCCGACGCCGACGCCGACGAGCGTAAGCAGTCGCCCCACAGACAGGCTCCAGCCCCAACTCGCCTCCCCCCAGGCCCATTTGGCAGCCTGCCTCCACTCCGACACCCTCGCGAAATACACCGCGGCCGAGTTGTTCCCCGCGTCCGCGCAGACCGGTCGACCCGGGCGTACGGCGGCGCGGGCGGAGCCGGTCCTGCGCATCACGGGTCTCGTCAAGAGCTATCCGCTGTCCCGCCGGTCGGCCGTACGGCCGCGGGGGCGGCGCTCCGCGGACGATGCCGCGCCGCACGCCGTGGAGCGGGTGGATCTCGACATCCGGCGCGGCGAGACGGTCGGGCTGGTCGGGGAGTCGGGGGCCGGCAAGTCCACGATCCTGGCGCAGGTGATCGCGCTCGCGGCGCCCGAGGCGGGCCGGATCGAGGTACTCGGCCATGACACGGCCACCCTGGGCCGGGCCGAGGTCCGCAGGCTGCGCGGTCGCGTGCAGCTCGTGCTGCAGGACCCGATGGCCAGCCTGGACCCGCGGATGACGGTGGACGCCATCCTCGCCGAACCGCTACAGGCCCAGCGGGCCACCAAGGAGCACATCGACGCGCGTATACCGGAGTTGCTCCGCCAGGTGGGGCTCGACCCCGGCGCCGCTCGACGTCATCCGCACGCGTTCTCCGGCGGCCAGCGGCAGCGCATCGCCATTGCCCGCGCGCTGGCCGTCGAGCCGGACCTGCTGCTCCTGGACGAGCCGGTCTCCGCGCTCGACGTCTCCGTGCAGGCGGGGATCCTCGACCTGCTGCGCCGCCTCAAGCGGGAGCTCGGCCCGGCCTGCCTCTTCGTCTCGCACGATCTCGCGGTGGTCCGGCAGATCGCCGACCGGATGGTGGTGATGTACGGCGGCCGCACCGTCGAGTCGGGGGACGTCACGGAGGTCTTCAGCAGGCCCCGGCACCCTTACACCAAGGCCCTGTTGTCGGCGGTGCCGCTGCCCGACCCCCGCGCGGAGCGCACCCGCGAGCGGATCATCCTGCCCGGGGATCCGCCGGGCGCGGGCCGCCGCACCACCGGCTGCGGATTCCGTACGCGCTGCCCGGTGTACCAGGCGTCGGGCCCGCGCGCGCGGCAGCTGTGCGAGCAGGAGACGCCCGAGCCGCTCGGCGCGACCGCGTCCAACCCGCATGTGGCGGCGTGCCACTTCCCGCACGAGGACGACGAAGTGCCCCTCCGACGCCCGCAGGCTTCGAAGGGGCACCCCCTGTTCACCGACCGGTTCACCGATCCGTCCAGCAATCAGTCCTGCGGCCGGTCCCGAGACCCGGAGTCCTGATCCCGGGGTTCACCCTAGGTATCGGGAGATGCTTCGAATGTGACCCTGGGTGGAGCACCTCGTCCCGTACGGTGCGCAGTTCCTCGGCAGGAGCCGCCACGTCCGCGGCGATCTCAGGGCTGTCCGGCCTGACGTATCACGTGTGGCTGCGCACGACTCCCGTACCGGCACAGTCACCTGCCATCGTCAGGTCACCGAGGAACGTCAGCGCCTCGTCGGCGTAGGCGAGTTCCATCGGCGGTTGGTACACCTTGGTCGTCAGCAGCAACCACCGGCAGTACCACCGGTCAACGGGACGTACGTCACCTCGGAAGCCGGTACACCCGTGGCACCCGAAGCCGCTATCCCAAATCCGCTGACAATAATCCCGAGCACAAAAGCCAAGGCCGCGACGAACAGAAAGATCCGTCCCTTCATTACTCCACCTTTCGAATCTCGCGGTAAATTGACACAATGAGTCAAGTTCAAATTACTCAGTCGGTCAAGTCTAGATTTGGTAAAAGATGATGTTGCATGGGAAATCGGAATATCTACATCCACTTCGAAGGCGAACGAGGCACTTCACATGGGACCATTGGGGGTTAATTGACCAAATGCCAAGCGCACCTCCGACTTGACTGATTGACGTGCGACAGTCAAGCTGGTAACTTGGCTTTGTAATATGGAATGTCAGGAACTCCAGAAGGAGTCCAGGTGGACTACACCGAGGCGCAGACCCCCACAGGCCTTGGCGAGCGCATGAGGACACTCCGCACCAGGCACGGACTGAAGCAGCAGGACCTGGCCTCACAAGACGTTTCGATCAGCTACATCTCCTTGATCGAAGCAGGCAAGCGCACACCGTCGGACGCGGTGCTCGCCACCATCGCCAACAGACTCGGAAGCTCCGTCGAATACCTCCGCACCGGACGGGACGGCCACGAGCTGGGAGAGACGCACCTCAAGGTGGCGTTCGGCGAGATGGCCCTGCGCAACGGGGCCAACGGCGAAGCCCTGCAGACCTTCAGCGAAGTCCTGGCCCATCGCTCGGCCCTGGACGCCTCGATGACGCGCCGCGCCCTCGTAGGGCAGGCCACCGCGCTTGAGAAGCTGGACCGCCTGGAAGCCGCGATCCCGATCCTTGAAGAGCTGTTCCGCGACCCCGCGCTCGCCGCCGGCTCGGACGACTGGTGCCAGATCGCCGTCGCTTTGTGCCGCTGCTACCGCAACTCCGGTGACATCGCGGTCAGTATCGAGATCGGCGAGCGGGCCCTGGCCGAGCTCGACTCCCTGGGCCTCGATGTGACGATGGACCACATCCAGCTCGGCTCCACGCTCATGGGCTCCTACCACATGCGGGGCGACCTGACCCGGGCCCACCTGCTCGGCGAGCGCCTCATCCCGGCCTCCGAGGCGGAGGGCTCGTACGCCGCCCGAGGCGCCGTCTACTGGAACGCGGGGCTTGTCGCCAACTCCCGGGGGAAGCTGAACGAGGCACTCGCCCTGGTCGAGCGAGCCCTGGCCATGATGGCCGAGGGTGACAACCAGCGCCATGTCGCCGCTCTCAAGATGAACTTCGGTTACCTGCTGATGCAGAGCGACCACCCCGATCCCGACCGGGCCAAGGACGTCCTCGAATCCGCCCAGCAGTCCCTGGCCGAGGTCGGCAACGCCGATGAGCTCGCCCGGTGCGAAGTCCTCCTCGCCGACGCGGACAAGGCACTCGGGCAGTGGGACGACGCCGTGGCGCACGCCGAGCGGGCACTGGGGCTGCTCGGCACCGAGCCCCGGGTGCTCTCCGCGGGCGCACGGGCGACACTCGCCGAGGTCCACTTCCTGCGGCAGGAACCCGAACTGGCGCTCCAGTACCTGCGGGCAGCAGCTCGCCAGCTGCGGCACTTCCCGCCGTCCCGCGAGGCCGCCATCAACTGGCGTCACATCGGCGACCTGTGGCAGCGCCACGGCGGAGACGTCAGGGAAGCCCTCAAGGCCTACGACATGGCGCTCTCTTCGGCCGGCGTTGCCCCCAGCCCCAACGTTCAGGTCCCCTCGCTCGCCGACGACCGGCGGTAGCCAAGGCCCCGTCCCCATCCAGAACGCCCCGCTCATCGCCCCTCACCGTCCTCTCCTCTGTTCCTCTCCGCGCTATGCCTCGAAGACAGGCCGCAGCCAGCACACCGCCAGCGGCG containing:
- a CDS encoding ABC transporter permease, translating into MVRRLSQRLIHCAILLLVSTLLSYLVSSTALSPRAYFQDRQPRPPAASVDRELATLGLDDRTPVVDRFAHWSWRALHGDLGRTIDGESVNAEFGRRVGVSARLLLVGTLVGTGLGVLAGVWAAVRRGRLPDRALTVFCFLVLSVPTFVLALLFKDGALQLNQAVGHTVIRYTGERTPGHTGGLLSQLQDRASHLVLPAATVALGSVASYSRYQRGATLDVLGSDHLRTAQAKGLTPGRALLRHGLRTSLIPMTTFFSFGFLTLFTGSVFAEQIFGWPGMGSWFMDAAQKGDVNSVVAVNLFAAVTVLLAGLVADVLLVVLDPRVRRG
- a CDS encoding ABC transporter permease; this translates as MPGLRGLARSPRALTGAVLILALFLLAFVGPHLTPWSHTDVDYTTLRGTPDARHWFGTNRIGQDVFAQTVRGLQKSLLIGLFVALFSTGLAAAVGTCAGYFGGWTDRVLMFLVDLLLVLPGFLVLVVVAPSLHGAGWMAYVGLLAALGWMLTARAVRAMTLSLKERPYVTAARHMGVGPFLIIRRHLLPHMASFLITHATIAVAGAVISETGLSYFGFGVQPPDVSLGTLIADSTDVALTYPWMFFFPTGLLLCFVLAVNLLGEALRDALDPVAVRAELRV
- a CDS encoding ABC transporter ATP-binding protein; its protein translation is MTGSAILEVRNLHVSFQGARRTAPLPVVRGVDLTLRAGEVLGLVGESGAGKSVTALSVLGLPPPGAVVSGSVRLLGTELVGLPVRELARQRGRRIAMVFQDPLTAFTPVRRIGDQIGEALRIHQRPRPGRESARRHAVELLESVGVPEPDRAAHAYPHELSGGLRQRAMIAMAIANRPDVIVADEPTSALDVTVQAQVLDALKKARKATGAALLLVSHDLGVIAGTADRVAVMYAGRIVESAPVDELFAHPRMPYTLGLIGSVPRLDGAGTLTPVPGTPPAPGRTGPGCSFAPRCPLADEECERGEPLLGEVGGGASETLAAAYESSRDAEPGPGNGNGNGNGKHDSGDEPSSAPRKAPASASAPAPVPTPTPTPTPTPTPTSVSSRPTDRLQPQLASPQAHLAACLHSDTLAKYTAAELFPASAQTGRPGRTAARAEPVLRITGLVKSYPLSRRSAVRPRGRRSADDAAPHAVERVDLDIRRGETVGLVGESGAGKSTILAQVIALAAPEAGRIEVLGHDTATLGRAEVRRLRGRVQLVLQDPMASLDPRMTVDAILAEPLQAQRATKEHIDARIPELLRQVGLDPGAARRHPHAFSGGQRQRIAIARALAVEPDLLLLDEPVSALDVSVQAGILDLLRRLKRELGPACLFVSHDLAVVRQIADRMVVMYGGRTVESGDVTEVFSRPRHPYTKALLSAVPLPDPRAERTRERIILPGDPPGAGRRTTGCGFRTRCPVYQASGPRARQLCEQETPEPLGATASNPHVAACHFPHEDDEVPLRRPQASKGHPLFTDRFTDPSSNQSCGRSRDPES
- a CDS encoding helix-turn-helix domain-containing protein, coding for MDYTEAQTPTGLGERMRTLRTRHGLKQQDLASQDVSISYISLIEAGKRTPSDAVLATIANRLGSSVEYLRTGRDGHELGETHLKVAFGEMALRNGANGEALQTFSEVLAHRSALDASMTRRALVGQATALEKLDRLEAAIPILEELFRDPALAAGSDDWCQIAVALCRCYRNSGDIAVSIEIGERALAELDSLGLDVTMDHIQLGSTLMGSYHMRGDLTRAHLLGERLIPASEAEGSYAARGAVYWNAGLVANSRGKLNEALALVERALAMMAEGDNQRHVAALKMNFGYLLMQSDHPDPDRAKDVLESAQQSLAEVGNADELARCEVLLADADKALGQWDDAVAHAERALGLLGTEPRVLSAGARATLAEVHFLRQEPELALQYLRAAARQLRHFPPSREAAINWRHIGDLWQRHGGDVREALKAYDMALSSAGVAPSPNVQVPSLADDRR